The genomic region CGAGGCGAAGAAGGCTATCGCGGGGCTTTCGCCCGGCGACGTGCTCGTCCAAGAGACCGACCACGTCCCGAGTACCGAGAACGTCCCGAAGGCGGTCGGCGATGACGCGACCGCCAAGGTGTGGAAGTCCGGGGACGGCCGCTACCGCATCTTCATGCGGAAGGAGTGATCATGGTCGAGGAACTCACCCCTGATGAAGTCAACCAGCGCGTCCAGAAGGGCGACATCCGCGTTATCGACACACGACCGCCAGCGGAGTACGAGCAGGGCCACATCCCCGGTTCGATCAACGTTCCGCTCGGCGACCTCCCGTCGATGGTCCCCGACATCGACTGGGACGACACCGACGTGGTGTGCGCCTGTCCCGTCGGCGAGTCGTCGAAGCAGGCCGCGATGCTGATCAGCAGCTACGAGGGCGTCGAGGACGACGTGGTTGTCGCGAGCATGGCCGGCGGCTACGAGGAGTGGACGTTCGAACTGGAGACCGGCACGGCGGCCGACGCCTGAGCAGGTAGTCTCGTTTCTCGGGTTCTTTTCGCAGAGTTTTAGATCCGAGTAGGGTTGTGTCTGAAAGACGTATGCGGCGGTTTAGGTCTGAAACCCGCGATGGCGCGTACCGACGAGCGCCCGCAGGGCGCGAGTCACACGCGCGAGGGAGTCGGCCGACCGGAGCGAAGCGGAGGGAAGCCGACGAGGCTGGGGGCGTGAGGTGTGGTTGCCGTGCGGTGCGGGACGGGACTCAAAGGGGAAGCCGCGAGGCTGGGGCTTTGGAGATGTTCCGCATCTATCCCCCAGAAGTCACTCCGTCAAACTCACGCGTATTATCGACTCAAACAAGAAATTCGGAACCGGTTGGAAATCCCGATTAAATCGCGCAGCCGACCTCGCGGTACATGTAGTGGGTCATCACGTAGACGCCGAGGATGATCCCCGCGCCGGCGAGGAAGGAGTGGACCGACAGGAGCGCGACCCCGGAGAACAGGTTCGCGATGTTACAGCCGGCCGCGAGCCGCGAGCCGAGGCCCATCAGGAGCCCACCCGCCGCGTAGTTCGGAACGCGGTTCAGCTTCGGCTTCCGGATTCGGAAGTCGCCGGAGGCGTACGCGGCGATGAACGAGCCGACGATCAGCGACGCGATCATCAGCATGTCGATGGTAAGCGAGATGTTGCCGTCGCGGAACAGCACCGAGCCCCAGTAGTCGACGCTCGCGACGTCAAAGCCCGCGCCGGCGAGGAGGTAGCCGGCCCAGCGCGCCTCGCTGCCGGTGATCGCCCAGTGGCCGTGGACGGAGAACCAGAGGCTCGCGACGAGCGCCATCGCGACGCCCGCGGTCCGGGCGTCCCACGAATCGCGCAGGCGGACCTTCAGCGGCCGGTCGTCGTCGCGGAGCGCGCGGACGTACTCAACGGTGCCGTCCGCGATGCCGCGGAGGCCGAGCGCCACCGACGAGAGCAGTCGTGAGCCGCCGAGCGCGACCTGTGCCCGCGCGTCGCTGGCGACGCCGGTGCCGCCGGAGGGGTCGTCCGGGAGTTGGCTGCGACCCTTCACGAAGGCGTAGGCGAGCGTCCCCACGGCGACCGCGAGCGCGCCGGTGACGGCCGGCGAGAATGGGAGCGCGAGGTAGAGCGTCTGCCCCTCGAACGGGTTCAGCGTCTGGAAGTAGTACGTCTCGGCGACCGGGAACGCGAACGCGAAGAGGACGTATCCGACGAACATGAACAGGAGGACGAGCCAGAACTGGAGGTATCCCTGTCCCGCGCGGTACAGTGTCCCCGACGCGCAGCCGCCGGCGAGCGTCATCCCGAGCCCGAAGACGAAGCCGCCGATCAGCGACCCGAGGCCCCACGCGGGCGTCCAGAAGCCGCGGAAATAACCGAACGTCGCCTGAAGGCTCCAGAACACCGTCATCACGGCGATCCCGGCGAGTAGTCCCTTCAGCACGCGGGTGTCTTTGAACGCGACGAAGTCGCGGAAGGCGCTGACGAAACAGAAGCGCGCCTTCTGGAGCAAGATACCGAAGGCGAGACCGACGGCGATCGAGACGCCGATATAGGCGCTCGGCGAGAGTATCATCGGCTCGTTCTACTGTCCTCGCACCTAAATCCGCGCCGGACACGGTAACGAACCCCTTTTATCGCAGATTAGCGTAAGTGTTGCCGAAATGTGGGACACGGGGCAACGAGACGGGCGTTCGGCGAGGCTTTAGCCACAAAGGATCATCCGATACGTATGAGCGATAACTGCGGCTGCGGGTCGAGCGACTCCGGGGACGGGGAGACGGCGGCGTCCCCGCGACCCGCGAAGGGAGAGGAACTGGCGAACAACGACCGCCAAAACCCCTTCGCGGACGGTGTCGACCGGCGACGCCTGCTTCAGGCCTCTGGGACCGTCGGCGCGACCGCCGCCCTCGCCGGCTGTTCGGGCGGCGGCGACGGCGGCGGCGGCGACGGCGGCGAAGCCGTCCCGACGATGTTCGTGTTCAACAACGGCGACCGGACGCTGAGCGTCATCGACGCCGAGTCCGACGAGCTCGTCACCTCCGCGTTCCTCGGGACGACCGCCTCCTTCCCGGCCAACCAGTACTCCACCGGCGCGGAGTCCGACCACGACGTGCTCTGGCTCAACGTCTCCGGCGGCGTCCGCGCCGTCGACCAGCGCACCCTCGAAGAGCTGGCGTACGTCGAGACCGGGTTCGGCCCGAACTACCCGAACCTGACGCCGGACGGCGACCACCTGCTCATCGCCTCCGGCGGCACGACTGGGATGGCACCCGAGGGCGACGCGAACCACGCTATCTTCCGCGTCGACGCGGACCGCGAAAGCAACACCTTCGGCGAGGTGACCGCCGAGATTGAGACCGGCTACGTTGGGCCCTGTGACATGACGCTCGGGCCTAACGGAGACTACGCGTTCGTCGTCGATGTCGCCGACGAGGCGATCCGCGTGCTGAGCGTTGACCCCTTCGAGACGGTGACCCGAGTCGACGCCGGCGAACCGATCACCGAGGGGAACGTCCTCCCGTTCATGTGTACCGCCTCCTTCGACGGTGAGCTGCTCCTCGTGGAGAACGGCGAGGGGACGCTCGGCGGCGACCCTGAGGTTCCCCGCGTTGGCTCGGAGAGTGTTTGGGACATTTCTGACCCGGAGAACCCGGAAGAAGTCGCGAAGATCACCGGCGACGATGGCCTACCAGGCGCGCCGATAACGAGCGAGGTCGCCCCGGACAACTCGGCGGCGTACCTCTTCATCCCGGGTGAGGGCGTCGGCGTGATCGACTTGGAGACGAACGAGTACGCGACAACGCTCGACATCGGCGGGAGTAGCATTGCCGGCGCGTGGGGCCCGAACCGCGAGAAGCTGTACGTCCCGGTTCAGGACGCGAACCAGGTCGCGGTCATCGACCACGAGAACCGCGAGGTCGCGACGACGATTGAGGTCGGAGAGGCACCCACGGGCGCGGCCGCCGGGACGGTCCGCCCCGAGAGCGACGCGGTATCGAGCCTTCAGGCCTCGCTCGCGTCGCTCGGAATCGCGTTCGGCGAGATGGAGGCGTCGTGGTGTATGGACGACCACTGCTACTGTGGCTGATGGTCGACGAAACCCCGGAGGCCGACGGCGACGAGGGCGGCGACGCGACGCGGCGCGGACTCCTCCGCGCCGCGGCCGGCGCGACGGTGGCCGGCGCGGCGAGCACGGCCGGCTGTCTGAGCGTCTCGACGCCGGCCAACGTGGCGGCAGAGTACGAGGTGACGGGCAACGTCGCCCACTTCGTTGGCCCTAGTTGGCTGGCCGAGCACCGAGACGACGCCGTCGTGCTCGACGCGCGGAACGCGGAGCGGTTCCGCGAGGAGCGCGTCTACGGCGCCCGCCGCGTCCCCTTCGACGCGATCACGAGTCGGCGCGGCACTGAGGACGGGGCGGTCCCGGACGCGGACGCGATCGCGGCCGCGTTCGAGTCGATCGGCGTCGCACCCGACGACGACGTGCTCGTCTACGGCGCGAGCGTCGGCTCCCGCGTCACGCGGACCGCGTTCGCGCTCGCCGCGGTCGGCCACCGCGGGGATATCAAGGTGCTGAACGGCGGGCTCGACGGGTGGAACGGCCGGCTCGGAACCGGATCCCGCGGCGACGTGTCGACGGCGACGTACGACGCCGACCCGGCGCCGTCAACGTGGGTCACCCGGGAGTGGCTCGCCGAGCGTGTTGGCTCGTTTAACGACGGCGGCCCGGGGCTGGTCGACGTGCGGGTGCCGGAGGCGTATCTGGCCGCGGCCGGCTCCGACGCGCTGAACGACGACCACGAGCGCCACGGCCACCTGCCGGGCGCGATCGATGTCCACTGGGTCGGCAACGTCTCCGGCCGCCGGATGGCGGATCCGGGGCGACTCGTCCAGCTGTACGAGGGCGAAGCGGGGCTCGATCGCAGCGCCCCCGTCGTCGTGTACGGCGACGACAACGTGGACCCGACCTCGACGTGGCTCACGCTGCGGGCGATCGGTTTCGATGACGTCCGCGTCTACGACGGCGGCTTCGGTGAGTGGGCGAACGCGGACGACCGCGGGCGACACCCGGTCGAGACGGCGACGAATGTCGTGGTCGAGACCGAGGGGAGCGTCGGCGGCGACGACAGCAGCGGCGACTTCTCCTGTACGGGATGAGCTCGGACGGTGCCGGCGAGGGAGCGGAAGACGCGCCGAACCGTGTCGTCGCCGTCCCCTGCGAGGGCGCCGACGTTCTCGCGCTGTTCGCGCTCGCCACGGGCGACTCGCTCGGCGAGGTGCCGGTCGGTGGCCACCCGGTCCACGCGACGACGACTGCCGACCGGACGTTCGTCGCGACGATGGGCGAGCGGTCGGTGACCGCGGTCGACCCCGGTGGCGAGGTGAGCCGCATCGACACCGGCGTCTTGGGCCCTTCGCACTTCGCGAGCGCGAACGGCGAGCTGTACGTCGCCTGTTCGGCCGGCGACGCGCTCGCGGTGATCGATCCGGTGGAACTGGCACGTACCGACCGGATCGGCGTCGGCGCGGAGCCGCACGAACTGGCCGTCGCGCCCAACGGCGACCGCCTCTACAGCGGCAGTCGGCGAGACGGCGTCGTCGATGTCGTCGATACCGCGACTCACGAGCAGATTGGTACGGTCAACGTGGGTCCGGAGGCGAGGGTACAGGGTGTCGCGCTCACGCCCGACGGGCACCACGGGTACGCCGTCGATCAGGAAGGAGACCGGATCGTCGTATTCGAGCCGGCTAGTCACGGGGACGAAGAGCCAGACGCACCTGCGACCCGAGTCGGCCACGTTCGCAAAGAGGCCGCGGTCGGGGCGGACCCGTACGACCTCGTCGTCACTGCCAACCGCGTGTTCGTTCCGGGGCGGGCCGACGGGACGGTCCACGAGTTCTCGCCGGACCTGACGCTCGAAGCGGTCCACGACGGCTTCTCCCGACCGGTCGACCTGTTCAGGGCGAACGGTCACTGGTGGGTGCTCGACGCCGAGGCCGCTCGACTTCGCTCGCTCGACGGCCAGGTGGTCGACACGAACGCGCCGGGGCTCGTCGCAGCCCCGGTGGGCGGCGGCCGGCTCCTCGTGTCTCACTACGACGACGACGGGATCTCGCTCGTCGACGTCGCGAACGGCACCGTCTGGACCGCCGACACGCCGGCGTACCCGTTCGGCGCGGTCGTGGTCTGAAGCGTCACGGACGGCGGGGAACCCTGCCGGAGTCGCTGCCGTAATTGCTCCGTTCTCCGTCCCTGCTGTATGAAGGTCGCATACGTCTTCGCGACAGCCGGACAGACCATCGACTACGTGCTCGGCGACATGATCCTCCCGCAGCTGGAGGCCGGCGCGCACGGCGCCGACGTCGTCGGCATGTTCTTTTTCCACGACAACACGTACGCGCTCCGCGAGGACGACCCGCTCGGACAACGGCTCGCGGACGTTGCGACCGAGCAGGAGATCCTGCTCATGCTTTGTGACCAGTGTGCGACCCGTCGCGGGCTCGCGGAGTACGACCGGACCGACGAGCACGGACGCGACCGCTACGAGCCGACGAACACCGTCGAAGGCGCCACAGTCGGCTGTTTCCCCGACCTCTACGAGGCGCTCGGCGAGGTCGGTGTCGACCACGTCATCACCCTGTAGCTGGCTTGTATTGGGGAGACCTGGACTCTCCCGCACCGTTTTTGACACCGGTTTCGAAGGGCAGCACATGGACGCGTCCACCTTCGTCGGTCCGAGCGGTCGAAGCGTGACGGCGGTCACAGCCGATGAGATGCGGGACATCGACCGCGTTGTCGTCGAAGAGATCGGCCTCGATCTCCGGCGGATGATGGAACACGCCGGTCGCGGGCTCGCAGAGGCCGTTCTCCGTGTCCGATCGAACGGCCGGAGCGACGTTCCTATCTCGGTACTCGCCGGTAACGGGGGTAACGGCGGCGGCGGCCTCGCCTGTGCCCGACACCTCGCGAATAGGGATGTTCCGGTCCGAATCGTTCTCGACCGCGCACCGAGCGAAGTCAGCGGCGTCACCGCGGAACAACTGCGAATACTGGAAGCGATGGACGTAACGATTGAATCGCCCGACTGCGATACGGACACCTACACGGCGCTCGACGATCTCGTCGTCGATTCGCTGATCGGCTACGGACTGACCGGGGCGCCCCGCGGCGCCGCGGCAGAACTGATCGAAACCGTCGACGGCGCGGCGGAAACAATCGTGTCGCTCGACGTTCCCTCCGGCACAAACGCGACGACCGGAGAGGCGCCCGGGGTCGCGGTCGAAGCGGACCTCACCGCCACCCTCGCGCTACCGAAGACGGGGCTCGCGACGGTCGGCGGCGATCTCCGGCTCGTCGATCTCTCGATTCCGCAAGTAGTGTACGACCGCCTCGAGATCGAGTACTGTAACCCGTTCGGTGGCGGGTTCGCCGTCCCGCTATCGACGAGGTGACACGAGGAGCGTGCGGTACGAACCTACTCGTCCGCCATCTCGTACGCCAGTCGGTGCGGCATCAGCGCCAGCGTCCGGACGATCGCCGCGAGCGCGACGAAGATCCCGACGAGGACGTGCGCGACGCCGCCGAGCTTCAGCCACAACAGCACGGATGGGAACGAGTGGATCGTCGCGAGCTGCGAATTCAGGGCGGTCTCGCCCGCCCGGTCCGCGCCGCCGCCGGCGAGGCTCCACCCGGTGTGCGTGGCGAAGTACTCCTCCAACAGTGGGTGGAACGCGGTGATCTCCACGAAGAGCGCGAACCCGACCAACAGGTAGCCGACGGCGGCGAACGCAGCCCCGATCTTGAGCATGCGCTTGATCCCGGCCATCGTCGATTCCATCTCGGCGGTCGTGAGCGGCTCCAACGCGGCCGCTTCGGTCTCGGCTGCCATACCCTCCACGACGCGACACCGCATATAAACGCTCGCTGAGGGGCATGTGACCCGGTTACGTTCGTGTGACTTCTTTTCACGGTACTTGACTGTCGACCGGCCACGGACCGACGTTCGACGGGGCGGTTACGTCACGCTCACCGGAGCGTTATACTCTGCGAGCCGGTGGGTACGGTCGTCAATGGCGCCAGTGATCGGCGACGCGAAGCGCGGCACGAGCGGCGACGGACGCACGGGCCTGACGGAGGAGCGACGGGCCCGATGAGCGCCGAGAGCGCACGCGATCCCGAGCGGGTCGCGACGTGGAGCGACCTCGGAGACCGGGAGCCCACCCACGCCCGGGCGGCCGGCGTCGACCTCGTGGTCGTCCGGTACGACGGCGAGGTGTCGGTGCTGTACGGCCGGTGTCTCCACCGGGGCGTGCTCCTCGGCGACGGGCACGTCGAGGGCGAGGACCTCATCTGCGGCGTCCACGGCTGGGACTACCGGTACGACACCGGGATCAGCGAGTACGACAACTCAGAGCGGTTAGAGAAGTTCCCGGCGTGGGTCGAGGCCGACGGCGACGGCGAGGCGGCGGTGTACGTCGACGCGGCGGCGGTCGCCGAGTGGGCCGCCGACCACCCGGAGCCGTACGACCTCCCGGACGACGCCGACGGGGCGGACGACGTGGACGCTGCGGTGAACCCCGAGTTCTACGGCGAACCGGAAGGGGAGACGGAGCCGCACACGCACTACATCCAGAAGCTCGCCCGCGAGGGACCCGAGGGGATCGGCGAGCACGGAAGCGTCTCTGCGATGGGCGTCCCGCGGACGGAACTCCCGAGCTGGGACGACCTCCAGATCCTCACGGCCCAGCTCGACCGGACTCCCCTCGACGACGAGGCGCCGGTCGACTCCGGACTCGTGATCGGCCCGAACGCGAAGAACCCACTCGAACTGGAGATCCCGGTGTTCGTCAGCGACATGAGCTTCGGCGCCCTGAGCGAGGAGGCGAAGGTCGCGATCTCGAAGGGCGCGGACGCGGCCGGGACAGGGGTCTGCTCCGGAGAGGGCGGCATGCTCCCCGAAGAGCAGGCGGTCAACTCGCGGTACTTCTACGAGTACGCCACCGGGAAGTTCGGCTGGGACATCGAGAAGGTCGCGGACGTACAGGCGTTCCATTTCAAGACCGGACAGGGCGCGAAGACCGGTACCGGCGGCCACCTCCCGGGCGAGAAGGTCCAAGGAAAGATCGCGGAGGTTCGGGATCTCGAACCGGGCACCGACGCCGTCAGCCCCGCACGGTTCGACGACTTAGAGACCCCAGACGACTTCGCGGCGATGGCCGACCGCGTCCGCGAGGTCGGCGGCGGCATCCCCGTCGGGTTCAAGCTCTCGGCGCAGCACGTCGAGGACGATATCGACTTCGCCCTGGAGGCGGGGGCGGACTACCTGATACTCGACGGGCGAGGCGGCGGAACGGGCGCGGCGCCGGACGTGTTCAAGAACAACATCTCGGTGCCGACGATCGCGGCGATTCCGCGGGCGCGTCGCCACCTCGACGCGCGCGACGCGGACGACGTGACGCTGATCGCGACCGGGGGGCTCCGCACCGAGTCGGACTTCATCAAGGCGCTGGCGCTCGGCGCCGACGGCGTCGCGGTCGCGAACGCCGCAATGCAGGCGATTGGCTGTCTCGGAATGCGCGCCTGTGACTCGAACAACTGCCCGGTCGGGATCGCGACACAAAAAGAGGGGCTTCGCGACCGGCTCGTGATCGACTCGGCCGCCCAGGGGCTCGCCAATTACTTCGCCGCGACAGTGAAACTAATGAAAGTGATGGCCCGCGCCTGCGGTCACGACGCGCTGACCGAGTTCGGGCGTCGCGACCTGACGACGTGGAAGCGGGACATCGCCGACCTCACCGGCGTCGAGTACGGGGGCGTGGGCGCGGCGGGACAGAGGCGGTGAGCGACGGAACGTCGGCGGTGAACGGTGGGCTCGACAGAGAGCACCTACTCAGCGGAGACCGGCAGCTCAGTCGAGCGAGTCGGGCCGGTGGAACGCGTTGGGGCCGTGGTCGTCTAGCCACGTGAACGCGTACAGTCGTCGCGTCGGTAGTCGTTCGAGTCGACGACCGTCCGCCGCAGCGCCAGTGGTCGGGTCCCACATCGTCCCGTCGCCGGAGACGCCGCTGTCGATCATCTCGAAACGGTGACCGGGGTCCGCGTACCCGTGGATACTGTCATTCGTCGCGAAGGC from Halorubrum salinarum harbors:
- a CDS encoding sulfurtransferase — encoded protein: MVDETPEADGDEGGDATRRGLLRAAAGATVAGAASTAGCLSVSTPANVAAEYEVTGNVAHFVGPSWLAEHRDDAVVLDARNAERFREERVYGARRVPFDAITSRRGTEDGAVPDADAIAAAFESIGVAPDDDVLVYGASVGSRVTRTAFALAAVGHRGDIKVLNGGLDGWNGRLGTGSRGDVSTATYDADPAPSTWVTREWLAERVGSFNDGGPGLVDVRVPEAYLAAAGSDALNDDHERHGHLPGAIDVHWVGNVSGRRMADPGRLVQLYEGEAGLDRSAPVVVYGDDNVDPTSTWLTLRAIGFDDVRVYDGGFGEWANADDRGRHPVETATNVVVETEGSVGGDDSSGDFSCTG
- a CDS encoding rhodanese-like domain-containing protein yields the protein MVEELTPDEVNQRVQKGDIRVIDTRPPAEYEQGHIPGSINVPLGDLPSMVPDIDWDDTDVVCACPVGESSKQAAMLISSYEGVEDDVVVASMAGGYEEWTFELETGTAADA
- a CDS encoding SaoD/DsrE family protein, yielding MKVAYVFATAGQTIDYVLGDMILPQLEAGAHGADVVGMFFFHDNTYALREDDPLGQRLADVATEQEILLMLCDQCATRRGLAEYDRTDEHGRDRYEPTNTVEGATVGCFPDLYEALGEVGVDHVITL
- a CDS encoding NAD(P)H-hydrate epimerase, yielding MDASTFVGPSGRSVTAVTADEMRDIDRVVVEEIGLDLRRMMEHAGRGLAEAVLRVRSNGRSDVPISVLAGNGGNGGGGLACARHLANRDVPVRIVLDRAPSEVSGVTAEQLRILEAMDVTIESPDCDTDTYTALDDLVVDSLIGYGLTGAPRGAAAELIETVDGAAETIVSLDVPSGTNATTGEAPGVAVEADLTATLALPKTGLATVGGDLRLVDLSIPQVVYDRLEIEYCNPFGGGFAVPLSTR
- a CDS encoding YncE family protein, which translates into the protein MSSDGAGEGAEDAPNRVVAVPCEGADVLALFALATGDSLGEVPVGGHPVHATTTADRTFVATMGERSVTAVDPGGEVSRIDTGVLGPSHFASANGELYVACSAGDALAVIDPVELARTDRIGVGAEPHELAVAPNGDRLYSGSRRDGVVDVVDTATHEQIGTVNVGPEARVQGVALTPDGHHGYAVDQEGDRIVVFEPASHGDEEPDAPATRVGHVRKEAAVGADPYDLVVTANRVFVPGRADGTVHEFSPDLTLEAVHDGFSRPVDLFRANGHWWVLDAEAARLRSLDGQVVDTNAPGLVAAPVGGGRLLVSHYDDDGISLVDVANGTVWTADTPAYPFGAVVV
- a CDS encoding YeeE/YedE family protein, giving the protein MILSPSAYIGVSIAVGLAFGILLQKARFCFVSAFRDFVAFKDTRVLKGLLAGIAVMTVFWSLQATFGYFRGFWTPAWGLGSLIGGFVFGLGMTLAGGCASGTLYRAGQGYLQFWLVLLFMFVGYVLFAFAFPVAETYYFQTLNPFEGQTLYLALPFSPAVTGALAVAVGTLAYAFVKGRSQLPDDPSGGTGVASDARAQVALGGSRLLSSVALGLRGIADGTVEYVRALRDDDRPLKVRLRDSWDARTAGVAMALVASLWFSVHGHWAITGSEARWAGYLLAGAGFDVASVDYWGSVLFRDGNISLTIDMLMIASLIVGSFIAAYASGDFRIRKPKLNRVPNYAAGGLLMGLGSRLAAGCNIANLFSGVALLSVHSFLAGAGIILGVYVMTHYMYREVGCAI
- a CDS encoding glutamate synthase-related protein, whose protein sequence is MSAESARDPERVATWSDLGDREPTHARAAGVDLVVVRYDGEVSVLYGRCLHRGVLLGDGHVEGEDLICGVHGWDYRYDTGISEYDNSERLEKFPAWVEADGDGEAAVYVDAAAVAEWAADHPEPYDLPDDADGADDVDAAVNPEFYGEPEGETEPHTHYIQKLAREGPEGIGEHGSVSAMGVPRTELPSWDDLQILTAQLDRTPLDDEAPVDSGLVIGPNAKNPLELEIPVFVSDMSFGALSEEAKVAISKGADAAGTGVCSGEGGMLPEEQAVNSRYFYEYATGKFGWDIEKVADVQAFHFKTGQGAKTGTGGHLPGEKVQGKIAEVRDLEPGTDAVSPARFDDLETPDDFAAMADRVREVGGGIPVGFKLSAQHVEDDIDFALEAGADYLILDGRGGGTGAAPDVFKNNISVPTIAAIPRARRHLDARDADDVTLIATGGLRTESDFIKALALGADGVAVANAAMQAIGCLGMRACDSNNCPVGIATQKEGLRDRLVIDSAAQGLANYFAATVKLMKVMARACGHDALTEFGRRDLTTWKRDIADLTGVEYGGVGAAGQRR
- a CDS encoding sulfurtransferase TusA family protein, whose protein sequence is MSELSWDDVVEMPDELDDETAEALFEDATEVQDMTGEVCPYPQVEAKKAIAGLSPGDVLVQETDHVPSTENVPKAVGDDATAKVWKSGDGRYRIFMRKE
- a CDS encoding beta-propeller fold lactonase family protein, whose translation is MSDNCGCGSSDSGDGETAASPRPAKGEELANNDRQNPFADGVDRRRLLQASGTVGATAALAGCSGGGDGGGGDGGEAVPTMFVFNNGDRTLSVIDAESDELVTSAFLGTTASFPANQYSTGAESDHDVLWLNVSGGVRAVDQRTLEELAYVETGFGPNYPNLTPDGDHLLIASGGTTGMAPEGDANHAIFRVDADRESNTFGEVTAEIETGYVGPCDMTLGPNGDYAFVVDVADEAIRVLSVDPFETVTRVDAGEPITEGNVLPFMCTASFDGELLLVENGEGTLGGDPEVPRVGSESVWDISDPENPEEVAKITGDDGLPGAPITSEVAPDNSAAYLFIPGEGVGVIDLETNEYATTLDIGGSSIAGAWGPNREKLYVPVQDANQVAVIDHENREVATTIEVGEAPTGAAAGTVRPESDAVSSLQASLASLGIAFGEMEASWCMDDHCYCG